A region of Halalkaliarchaeum desulfuricum DNA encodes the following proteins:
- a CDS encoding branched-chain amino acid transaminase: MAFHEMDVDTIWLNGEFVDWEDATTHVLTHALHYGTGVFEGVRCYDTENGPAIFRWDEHLDRLYDSAKPYELDIGHSHEELSEATLELLRREGLESCYIRPIAYYGYHSLGVSPGDCPTDVAIAAWPWGTYLGEEALENGVDVMVSSWRKHASSQIPTNVKTTGLYVNSMLAGEEARRNGYVEAIVLNKEGNVAEGPGENLFMVNDGEIFTTGPAQSILEGITRDTVITLAEELGYTVHDEAVISRGQLYTADELFFTGSAAEVTPIRKVDNVEIGAGTRGPVTEEIQGAFFDLVERKTDAHDDWFTYV, encoded by the coding sequence ATGGCTTTCCACGAGATGGACGTCGACACGATCTGGCTGAACGGAGAGTTCGTGGACTGGGAGGACGCCACCACCCACGTTCTCACCCACGCGCTCCACTACGGGACGGGCGTGTTCGAGGGGGTTCGCTGTTACGACACCGAAAACGGCCCGGCGATCTTCCGGTGGGACGAGCATCTCGACCGGCTGTACGACTCCGCGAAGCCGTACGAACTCGATATCGGTCACAGCCACGAGGAGCTGAGTGAGGCGACGCTGGAACTCCTCCGCCGCGAGGGGCTCGAGAGCTGTTACATCCGGCCGATCGCGTACTACGGCTACCACTCGCTGGGCGTCTCGCCGGGAGACTGTCCCACTGACGTCGCGATCGCCGCCTGGCCGTGGGGGACGTATCTCGGCGAGGAGGCGCTCGAAAACGGCGTCGACGTGATGGTCTCCTCCTGGCGGAAACACGCCTCCTCACAGATTCCGACGAACGTGAAGACGACCGGGCTGTACGTGAACTCGATGCTCGCCGGCGAGGAGGCCCGGCGGAACGGCTACGTCGAGGCGATCGTGCTCAACAAGGAGGGCAACGTCGCCGAGGGCCCCGGCGAGAACCTCTTTATGGTGAACGACGGCGAGATCTTCACCACCGGCCCCGCCCAGAGCATTCTCGAGGGGATCACCCGGGACACGGTGATCACGCTCGCCGAGGAGCTCGGATACACCGTCCACGACGAGGCGGTGATCTCCCGGGGGCAGCTGTACACCGCAGACGAACTGTTCTTCACCGGCTCCGCCGCCGAGGTCACCCCGATCCGCAAGGTGGACAACGTCGAGATCGGCGCCGGCACCCGGGGGCCGGTCACCGAGGAGATCCAGGGGGCGTTCTTCGATCTCGTCGAGCGGAAGACCGACGCTCACGACGACTGGTTCACCTATGTCTAG
- a CDS encoding ABC transporter permease: MDVELVVGVVVLGVLHGVLPDHGWPIAAAYALDRPRKWIQGTIAGLVLGIGHLISSVALVVAYFSVSRFAEFAEGPYMKPLAGTMLILLGVHEYLSDGHGDHDHNHEHDHDHDHNHEHDHDHNHDHDHDHDQDEPGPLARIRDRLPGGNGGHAHLDESHAEGGLATLGTTALVLGFAHEEPLQILAICAGTEFCLELMLVYSGAVILAILAPTLLLIAGYQTHRERIEQYTPYLPTLTAVVLVLVGFAFVFGVF; the protein is encoded by the coding sequence GTGGACGTAGAGCTCGTCGTCGGCGTCGTGGTGCTCGGTGTGCTCCACGGCGTGTTGCCGGATCACGGCTGGCCGATCGCCGCAGCCTACGCCCTCGATCGACCACGAAAGTGGATCCAGGGGACGATCGCCGGGCTGGTGCTCGGTATCGGTCACCTGATAAGTAGCGTGGCACTCGTCGTCGCGTACTTTTCGGTGAGCCGGTTCGCCGAGTTCGCGGAGGGGCCGTACATGAAACCGCTCGCCGGGACGATGCTGATCCTGCTCGGTGTTCACGAATACCTGAGCGACGGGCACGGCGACCACGACCACAACCACGAACACGACCACGACCACGACCACAACCACGAACACGACCACGACCACAACCACGACCACGACCACGACCACGACCAGGACGAACCCGGGCCGCTGGCTCGGATCCGAGATCGACTCCCCGGCGGGAACGGCGGCCACGCCCACCTCGACGAGAGTCACGCGGAAGGCGGGCTCGCCACCCTCGGAACGACCGCGCTCGTGTTGGGCTTCGCCCACGAGGAGCCGCTCCAGATCCTCGCGATCTGTGCGGGCACCGAGTTCTGTCTCGAGTTGATGCTGGTCTACTCGGGGGCGGTGATCCTGGCGATCCTCGCCCCGACGCTGCTTTTGATCGCGGGCTATCAAACCCACCGCGAGCGCATCGAACAGTACACGCCGTATCTGCCGACGCTCACCGCGGTCGTCCTGGTGCTGGTCGGATTCGCGTTCGTGTTCGGCGTATTCTAG
- a CDS encoding CopG family ribbon-helix-helix protein: protein MRTSLTVPEELLEEFDDTWQSEGIDSRSRAIRQAMSEYVQRHHALEATDGRVTGAIVTDYDHHAAVDRMYELQHEYDDAIISTSHAHQGDWCLETLFVDGDAARIRELVYRLKNFDGVRRVRTMML from the coding sequence ATGCGAACCAGTTTGACGGTCCCCGAGGAGCTTCTCGAGGAGTTCGACGACACCTGGCAGTCGGAGGGGATCGACTCCCGGTCCCGGGCGATCCGGCAGGCGATGTCCGAGTACGTCCAGCGTCACCACGCGCTCGAGGCGACAGACGGGCGAGTCACCGGCGCGATCGTCACCGACTACGACCACCACGCCGCCGTCGACCGGATGTACGAACTCCAGCACGAGTACGACGACGCGATCATCTCGACCAGCCACGCCCACCAGGGCGACTGGTGTCTGGAGACGCTGTTCGTCGACGGCGACGCCGCTCGGATACGGGAACTCGTCTACCGGCTCAAGAACTTCGACGGCGTCCGGCGCGTCCGGACCATGATGCTTTGA
- a CDS encoding DUF460 domain-containing protein, which translates to MTVRPMAHDGPVFGVDVQSGDIRGDAPSYALVVLEEREVDGEREEQLERDVVSFRKLCRLIEQREPTRVATDNAYELAEDKDALVHFLQSLPAGTKLVQVTGAQRPEPLSRVADRYGVPYGKQPMEEAEAAARLAAANVGYEVTAFTDTTTLKVARGRSTGKGGWSEDRYTRRIHGSVKKRTREVESELEDAGLEFTREVTEKYGGFSNAIFTVEAPPEEIPVSRSRSGDTRVEIERERRDGIEYEPLVKRRDRVIVGIDPGTTTAAAIVDLNGKPLSVYSSRTADAAAVTEWIVERGRPALVAADVTPMPETVEKFRRSFDAAGWTPDSDLPIDEKLHRTREAAYDNDHERDALAAALFAYDAHEAQFERISRKVPARVDTDEVIARVLAEETSVEIVLEEMLEEDGDTDEESDAHQEPELTEEQRKIRRLERQVERLEGHVEDLRGQLEEKDETIEEYEEKLSSARRKERREARRHREVTKLERKAERLERERDEAREEVEELERKLERIKTLWKLDHDDFSEVAEGRGLVSVKVLDQFTKGEIDRVKSEYGLVPGDVVYLRDASGAGRTTAELLAETEPRVVLKEGGLSEIADAILFDREIPVAPADDVTIQEVDELAVAREREVEAAIDDWKDRANDRRRQQKAEMVDRLISEHRAESGGP; encoded by the coding sequence GTGACTGTGCGGCCGATGGCACACGACGGACCGGTGTTCGGCGTCGACGTGCAAAGCGGCGACATACGGGGGGATGCACCCTCATACGCGCTGGTCGTCCTCGAGGAACGGGAGGTCGACGGCGAACGCGAAGAGCAACTGGAGCGCGATGTCGTCTCGTTCCGGAAACTGTGTCGCCTCATCGAACAGCGGGAGCCGACCCGGGTCGCCACCGACAACGCCTACGAACTCGCCGAAGACAAGGACGCGCTGGTTCACTTCCTCCAGTCGCTGCCGGCGGGGACGAAACTGGTGCAGGTGACCGGCGCCCAGCGCCCGGAACCGCTCTCGCGGGTCGCCGACCGCTACGGGGTCCCGTACGGCAAACAGCCGATGGAGGAGGCGGAGGCTGCCGCCCGACTGGCGGCCGCCAACGTCGGCTACGAGGTGACGGCCTTCACCGACACGACGACCCTCAAGGTCGCTCGCGGCCGGTCGACCGGCAAAGGAGGCTGGAGCGAGGACCGGTACACCCGGCGGATCCACGGCAGCGTCAAAAAGCGCACCCGGGAGGTCGAATCCGAACTCGAGGACGCGGGCCTGGAGTTCACCCGGGAGGTGACCGAAAAGTACGGCGGCTTCTCGAACGCGATCTTCACCGTCGAGGCACCCCCCGAGGAGATCCCGGTGTCCCGGTCCCGGTCGGGTGACACCCGGGTCGAGATCGAGCGCGAGCGCCGCGACGGCATCGAGTACGAACCCCTCGTCAAGCGCCGCGATCGGGTGATCGTCGGCATCGATCCCGGGACGACCACCGCCGCGGCGATCGTCGACCTGAACGGGAAGCCGCTTTCCGTCTACTCCTCCCGGACTGCCGACGCGGCGGCCGTCACGGAGTGGATCGTCGAACGCGGTCGGCCGGCGCTGGTCGCCGCCGACGTGACGCCGATGCCCGAGACCGTCGAGAAGTTCCGCCGGTCGTTCGACGCCGCCGGCTGGACGCCCGACTCGGACCTCCCGATCGACGAGAAGCTCCACCGCACCCGGGAGGCCGCCTACGATAACGACCACGAGCGGGACGCACTCGCGGCGGCGCTTTTCGCCTACGACGCCCACGAGGCGCAGTTCGAGCGCATCTCGCGGAAGGTCCCTGCACGCGTCGACACCGACGAGGTGATCGCCCGGGTGCTCGCCGAGGAAACCAGCGTCGAGATCGTTCTCGAGGAGATGCTCGAGGAGGACGGCGACACCGACGAGGAGTCCGACGCCCACCAGGAGCCGGAGCTGACCGAAGAACAGCGGAAGATCCGCCGCCTCGAGCGCCAGGTCGAGCGTCTCGAGGGCCACGTCGAGGACCTCAGGGGACAGCTCGAGGAGAAAGACGAGACGATCGAGGAGTACGAAGAGAAGCTCTCGTCGGCGCGCCGGAAGGAGCGCCGGGAGGCGCGTCGACACCGCGAGGTAACCAAGCTCGAACGAAAAGCCGAGCGGCTCGAACGGGAGCGCGACGAGGCCCGCGAGGAGGTCGAGGAGCTCGAACGGAAACTCGAGCGGATCAAGACGCTCTGGAAGCTGGACCACGACGACTTCTCGGAGGTCGCCGAGGGTCGCGGGCTGGTGTCGGTGAAGGTGCTCGATCAGTTCACCAAAGGCGAGATCGACCGCGTCAAATCCGAGTACGGGCTGGTCCCCGGCGACGTCGTCTACCTGCGGGACGCGTCGGGCGCGGGCCGGACGACGGCGGAGCTGCTCGCGGAGACGGAGCCGCGGGTCGTCCTCAAGGAGGGTGGGCTCTCGGAGATCGCCGACGCGATCCTCTTCGATCGGGAGATCCCCGTCGCCCCAGCCGACGACGTGACGATCCAGGAGGTCGACGAGTTGGCTGTCGCCCGCGAACGGGAGGTCGAAGCTGCGATCGACGACTGGAAAGACCGGGCGAACGACCGCCGGCGCCAGCAGAAAGCGGAGATGGTCGACCGACTCATCAGCGAACACCGCGCGGAAAGCGGCGGGCCCTAG
- a CDS encoding DUF7544 domain-containing protein, translating into MSHATESLQDAFAATKRLLFPVSLHRWLALAVAAFFVGGTTGFDVNYNVGTGTVDLPEPIVGPRGLFPQVASPEFVVVGAAVLVVGLLSWYLGALFEFVFVEQLRTTDAHLRGRIAPAARPGLSLFGFRLVVGLLAAGSALFVAILPAAFGNVGVLLLLVFLPGLFVVGIVLWLANRLTTDFVVPVMIATDDGLVDAWRAFWPDLRGELREYGLYLLVRVVLGLIAGVVLAVGYLAIAIVVGIPLLLLFLLSGFVLFEVLAVRVVELLAVGFLLVGVLVVVIVGTVLVAVPVRTYLRYYALFVLGGVTPEYDLVEGIREDIQGGTEDRAETGT; encoded by the coding sequence ATGTCCCACGCCACCGAGTCCCTCCAGGACGCGTTTGCCGCCACGAAGCGCCTGCTGTTCCCGGTTTCGCTGCACCGATGGCTCGCGCTCGCGGTGGCCGCGTTCTTCGTCGGCGGCACGACGGGGTTCGACGTCAACTACAACGTCGGCACCGGCACGGTCGATCTCCCGGAACCGATCGTCGGTCCCAGGGGGCTCTTCCCGCAGGTTGCGTCCCCCGAATTCGTCGTCGTGGGGGCGGCCGTTCTCGTCGTCGGGCTGCTGTCGTGGTATCTCGGCGCGCTGTTCGAGTTCGTCTTCGTCGAGCAGCTCCGTACGACAGACGCCCACCTGCGGGGCCGGATCGCCCCGGCGGCCCGTCCCGGCCTCTCGCTTTTCGGGTTCCGGCTGGTCGTCGGCCTCCTCGCAGCCGGCAGCGCGCTGTTCGTGGCGATCTTGCCCGCCGCGTTCGGCAACGTCGGCGTCCTCCTTCTTTTGGTGTTCCTCCCGGGACTGTTCGTCGTCGGGATCGTGCTCTGGCTCGCGAACCGGCTCACGACCGACTTCGTCGTCCCCGTGATGATCGCGACCGACGACGGCCTCGTCGACGCCTGGCGGGCGTTCTGGCCGGATCTCCGGGGGGAACTCCGCGAGTACGGGCTGTATCTACTCGTGCGTGTCGTTCTCGGCCTGATCGCGGGCGTCGTCCTCGCGGTGGGCTACCTGGCGATCGCCATCGTCGTGGGGATCCCCCTGTTGCTTCTGTTCCTGCTGTCCGGGTTCGTGCTGTTCGAGGTCCTCGCAGTTCGGGTCGTCGAACTGCTGGCGGTCGGGTTCTTGCTCGTGGGCGTGCTGGTGGTCGTGATCGTCGGAACCGTGCTCGTCGCAGTTCCGGTTCGGACGTATCTGCGCTACTACGCGCTGTTCGTTCTCGGCGGCGTGACTCCCGAGTACGACCTGGTTGAAGGGATTCGAGAGGACATCCAGGGAGGGACCGAGGACAGAGCCGAAACCGGAACCTAG